Sequence from the Chelonoidis abingdonii isolate Lonesome George chromosome 1, CheloAbing_2.0, whole genome shotgun sequence genome:
ggtggagggtccgtgaCTTCATGCGGGCTCCCCACAACTGCCCATGGCTCTCCCCGATCGGGCTCCAGCAGGGGGATGCTTCGGAGCCTCAGCCCAGCCACcagtgtagagccctgcaaatccgcaGATATCTGCGGATTTCCACATCCGCAGATAATTTTTGCAGGTAGCAGATCGACTGCAGATATACATTTGTATATCCGTTGCAGGGCTCTACCTATAACCATTGAACAGACAGATAAATAGACATCAGAAACCCTAAGTAAGGAAGAACTGAAAATAGAACATGTAAAGGGAAGTTCTGACCACAGCAACATGCCCCACCACAAGAGTGTCATGGCAATGAATTGATGCATATAAACAAGTACATGAGCTACATCTGCAGATACCCAACCACAAAAGGGCTTGACGTATATCAGGGTGGCCAagcttactgaccctctgagctgcatacaaGAATCTTCAAAAGTTCAAGAGCTGGGGCGTGCctgcggggctcagggcttcagccccactcctgctgaagctcaAAGCCCTGGCAGATGCACCTTATGTGGCtgaaagactgagacttttcccCCCACTGGGCAGGAGCCAGAGGCAACATGTGTGTAGGTCACATGGAGTCAAAGGTCCAcccccagatttttgccagggtttgctgggCCCGCTTGGTCATATGATGGTGTTGGGGcctcctccctgcacagcagctgctggagccagcaagctgggagctgtggccagGGGGAGAGGCAATGGCAAAGAGCTTGGAACAGCATGGAGAGCCGCTGCTTTTGCCTCTCCTTGTGGCGCTAAAGCAGCagacccctccctgcagctcccagctgtttgccactgCCTCTCTACATGGAGCTGAGAGCTGGGAGCTGTAGGCAAGGGCCACTAAggacaagggggggggggcatgacTCAAGCTGTTGATGGggcaaacctttaaattgtgccttcCCCCAGCAGGCACCAGTCAGAAGCCCCTAGCCCACTACCCTGCCACAGGGTAGAAGACTCAAGTTCCCCCCACATTGTCTGGTAGGTGTAGAATGGAGCCGGGGGAGTGTAGGGAGCTCTGTGAActacactttaactgtaaaagagcctgtaagggtgtggactcacccctgcagcccctcctgctggtctctcaaggaattagcttgatttccagcccagagcaccctctgtaggccagtgatctgccacagcttgccccccatgtccctcccaggaccccagtgcccctttaactgggtgctgccccccagcagtacccccacagttctgggtctccccctcctaggggaacccccacctcacctcagtgtaaGCCTACTGCCGGTCACCATCTagcccactccctggggcagactgcagtatatgccattcatcataggcaaggttgggttggacTTGCTGGATCTCTCACTatagctgggctgcccctctgcagtcccGGTACTGGTCTTAGGCTCTCAGCTAGGCccacagcctgggggttttccaggctggagctccccagctcccttagCCTTCCCCCAGCGCTGCTCAactcccagtaccctgctcagctccctaggAGCCAGgaccttctccctctacaagcagagagagactcccaAGCTTttggctgccctggccttcttataaggcctggTTGatctgtttggggcgtggccccagctgcaaccACTTCCGCCAATCAGCTGGGGTTTtgctctcttccccagccctctgcagggcttttccaaccccttcagggctggagcaggtgctCACCCTGCTACAGAGTCACatgagggagaggaggttggccaatggagactccggtgactgtggggcttgtttccggtccatggtccgttcacgtatccaggcagagttcctctgggcggcgtccactggctcccttgacgcctttgaggagcagtgggcactgtccggggttctctgctcggtgtccccgtcagggtcccttcttatgaccctctgaccacactcccgtccctgttcttttattagttgtcccccgtaatcagtgggcttctgcggtcctgtgggtcctccccttaggctgggggggatcctttagcagtggaagcccgcccacttcccaggaacccaatagatacagagTCACATGCGGCTCATGAGCTGGACgtatatgataataagttgagatcactgatatactaacctatagaagaaagacactccaacattagtaaggtgaggaaatacaaataaggaaaaggggaaaatcccctactgaatatgcatcaaacatagctcAATggaacatattataaaagttgcatCCCAGCCTAGGGGCGGGGTAGAAGGAGATGTAGTCATTGGGAGGTGctagaatgatggccactggtgatgagGGAGAAGGTAATGGTGATGAGGAACatgatggctaacatttcaggttattctacaagggatggtgtgagtatataGATGTTCAGATATACATTTTGTATTATCTGTGATGGGATCCCTCcagggtgccacttggaactggggtaccactgagcatGCCTAACCCACCACCCTGGTCTCTTTTTACACCGTATTGCTGAGGCAAGCCAGCCAAGTCCCCctcaggcttcagactgcacttAACCAGCATGCATACAGGTGgaaacacacccagctgcagctatacacacagatgctgagatcagctctgcatgggaaggctcagctaaggaactgcctAATACTTAAGTACACACCTCCTTCTGGAGTGTAAACCCtaaattatactgtcttgtgcgctgcacagagaactgtgcaGTGTAAGCTCATAAAGATCGCCCCTTCCCTTAttgtggagagagatatgcaatggctttctgccccaagttataatttccacacactggttttagccaaaacaaaacaagtttattaactacaacagATAactaagtgattataagggatagcaaacagatcaaagcagattaccttagtaaataaacaaaactgcaaactgagcttaacacacatAGCCAAATTTCATAACTTCACACACAccaatagcacatacaatccaatgagatattaatgttcaacagataaagacttttagaatgatacctcttcagacatactttgtacaaaacatatcctaattacatgacagtggtgaatattgggctGTCACGGTGTCACACTATCTACCTTCCTGAGCTGGGATGTTTGTGACTATGCTAAATGTGttaataaactatttgtaaaGATAGAAGAGctcctatagtgtgagtgttgcaactgggCACActggggttcccaactatataataatttaaataatactgggcctgatcttgggacaagaacctgtcaaccctcaaagtgataactggggtTCTTAAGTAATCGATATATCTATAATCTACAGATCCAACTATATGGCTGGATTAAGCACACCCTGCCCCTTGTTGGCctttcccattggctagcttaggcagctccccacttcATGTGCTGGTTTTGTGGAACACATTTCCCCTATCTCTCCCCATTGATTGTATAGGTGTGAATCTCAGAactgttcctgtgattttctaggggACTGGAAGTTAGGCTCTGTGATGCTCAGATTTGCAActcctaagtccctttgtggatcccacctcTAGATATTACTAGTGTGTCTTAAATTTGCCATGCCCAGCTCGACACTGAAAATTTGGTCCCCTTTGCCATGGCAGCCACAGCTATGCAACTCTTTTGAACAGCCTCATGGTAGGTAGATAGATAGGGATACAGAAAAGAGGACTGCTTACCTTGGCTATTGGGGATGGTTTGATTTAATGTCTGATAGCATTTTAATCTGTAACATGCAACCTATGTTCTATAAGAAATAGACACACAATGAATTAGTGAATAAAATAATCCATAGTTTTAAACAGAAGCAGGGCAGGTTCTACCCTGTCAGACACAGAGAAGTTAACCTTTGGTGACTTGAAATTATAAACCACTAGGGCATGTCTTTATTATTAAATTCCTTAAATTAAAGGCTTGCTTAGTGATTCTTAATATGAATGACACAAAACCATGAGATGGGCTAGTGAGATCAGAACACCACTGGTGATGAGgataaacacaaaataaatgcaaacatATGCACACTGCACATagctgaaagaaaaggaaacaacaaaCAGATGCACAGAAAGTATACACAGCGGACCAGATCCACTGCTGAGATGAACCATCTTTCAATGGTGTTATGATGATTTACATGtattggggatctggcccatcaggttTGCTTTTCAGCCCAGCCTTAATCAGGTCTCCCTGACTATAGGTGCAAATCACTGTAGGTCAACTGATGTAATTTCGACATCTTactttctgaggcctggtctacactgcgactttaggttgaatttagcagcgttacctcgatttaagcctggacccgtccacacgacgaaatcctttttttcgacttaaagggctctttaaatcaatttctttattccacctccgacaaggggattagcgctgaaatcggccttcccgggtgaatttggggtagtgtggacgcaattcgatggtattggcctccgggagctatcccagagtgctccattatgaccgctctggacagcgctctcagctcagatgcactggccaggaagaCAAGAAAAGGCtggcaaacttttgaatctcatttcctgtttggccaacgtggcaaggtgcaggtgagtgcagatcttatcagcaaaggtgaccatgatggagtcccaggatcacaaaagagctccagcatggaccaaacaggaggtacaggatctgctcaccatatggggagacgaatctttGCTAACTGAACTCCATTccagtaaacgaaatgccaaaacattagaaaaagtttcaaagggcatgaaggatggaggccataacagggacgcacagcagtgccgcatgaaaattaaggagctaaggcaagcctacgtaaaaaccagagaggcaaacagctgctctggatcagagccccaaacatgccgcttctatgttgagctgcatgccatgctagggggcacagccaccactaccccaaccctgtgctttgactctgtcaatggagaatcacgcAATAGGGAAGCAggttttgtggatgaggaagatgatgatgaagagatcgaagatagctcacagcaaggaagtggagaaactggtttctccaACAGCCAAGATGTGTTTTTCaacctggacctggagccagtaacccctgaACTCACCCAAGGCGTGCTCCCggaccctgaaggtggagaagagACCTCTAgagagtgtacctttgtaaatatcacacacggtttaaaagcaaacatgtttaatgattaatttgccctggcattcgtggCCAgaacagctactggaaaagttgATGCTCAGGCTCCTGaaagatcaaactcatatgctccagcatatggttgagctgcaggaaaggcagcaggagcacagatcgccactacagcccctgtgtaaccaactgccctcctcctcaagttccatagcctcctcacccagatgcccaagaacacggtgAGGGGgtctccggccacccagccactccaccccagaggattgcccaagcaatagaaggctggccttcaataagttttaaagttttaaagtgcaaCGTGGCCTTGTCCTTCCATCCTTCCTAAccccacccggtgcttccctcctcctccacccctcccggGATACCTTGGTAattttcccccatttgtgtgatgaattaataaagaatgcatgaatgtgaagtaacaatgactttattgcctctgcaagcggtgatcaaaatggggagggaagggtggcgagcttacagggaagtagagtgaatcaaggggggaggggttcatcaaggagaaacaaacagaactttcacaccgtagcctggccaatcatgaaactggttttctaAACTTCTCTGATGCACATCGCACCCTCATGT
This genomic interval carries:
- the LOC142047007 gene encoding zinc finger and SCAN domain-containing protein 29-like, whose translation is MMESQDHKRAPAWTKQEVQDLLTIWGDESLLTELHSSKRNAKTLEKVSKGMKDGGHNRDAQQCRMKIKELRQAYVKTREANSCSGSEPQTCRFYVELHAMLGGTATTTPTLCFDSVNGESRNREAGFVDEEDDDEEIEDSSQQGSGETGFSNSQDVFFNLDLEPVTPELTQGVLPDPEGGEETSRECTFVNITHGLKANMFND